GAAGCGGCTTCGCCGTGCATGAGTTCGCGCGCCGCCACGGCGATTTCGCGATCGCGGGAGCCACAGTGGCCACCGAGGTCGGCGACGACGACCGGGTGCGTCGGTGCGCCATCGGACTGATGGGGCTCAGTTCCACGCCGCGTCGCGCATTCGACGCCGAGCAGGCCGTCATCGGGCAGAAGCTCTCCGACGTCTCCGCCGAGGAACTGGGCCAACTGGCCATGCGGGGACTCGACGACGTGCCCTCCGATCTCCAGGGATCGGCGGGCTACCGAACCCGAGTGGGCGCCGCGATGGTCTCGCGCGCCTGGACCGATGCCAGCACCGAAGCCGCAAGGGAGAGCGTCAATGCATGAACACATCGTCGAGATGACCGTCAATGGTCGCCCGGTCGAAGCGGTGGTCGAGCCGCGAATGACGTTGGCCGACTTCGTCCGTGAGCGCTGCGGCCTGACAGGCACGCACCTCGGCTGTGAGCACGGGTCGTGTGGCGCGTGCACGGTGCTGCTCGACGGCAAGGCCGTCCGCGGGTGCCTGGTGTTCGCGGTGCAGGCCGACGGGGCCGAAGTGTCGACGGTCGAGGGAGTTGCGTCGCCGGACGGCGAACTGTCACCGGTGCAGTCCGCGATGCGCGAGTGCCACGGACTGCAGTGCGGATTCTGCACACCGGGCTTCGTCATGTCGATCACCGCACTGCTGCAGGACAATCCGAACCCCACCGACGAGGAGATCCGCGAAGGGCTCTCCGGGAACTTCTGCCGATGCACGGGGTATCAGGGCATCGTCAACGCCGTGCACCGCGCGGCCGAGAGCATGTCCTAGGTTTCCGAGCCGATCGCCAAAGAGTCGGGGCCCGCAGATCTGATCTGCGGGCCCCGAGTCGTGTTCAGGCTCAGTCCGTCTGCGACGGCAGCACGATCACGTAGGGCTGCCGGCGTCGTCCGCCCAACAGCAGGCCAAGCACCAGACCCGCCGCCAGACCCGCGGCCACTGGCAGGGCCCGCTTGGCGAGTGGCCCGGCGATCAACGAGAACGCATCGAGTGACACCGCGGCGTCCTCGCTGGCCGCGGGAGCCGAAGCCGACGCGGAAAGACCTGCCGCCGTGGGAGTCTGGACCGCACGCGGCGCGTCGCCGGCCAGCAGGTCGGCCTCGAGGCGTGCGGCGAACTGATCGATCAGCTTGCCCGCGACGTCGGCGAGCACACCGCGACCGAACTGGGCCGCCTTACCGGAGATGGTCAGGTCGGTGGTGATCACACAGGTGGACGAATCACCTTCGTCCTTGAGTTCGAGCGTGACCAACGCCGAGGCGTTGCCCTGACCGCGAGTCTCCTTGGCGGTGCCCTTGATGACGGCGCGGTGGGACTGGGCGTCCTTCTCCTTGAACGCGCCCTTGCCCCGGTACTCGACCGTGATGGGCCCGACCTTGACCTTCACCGCCCCGGTGAAGTCGTCGCCGTCGACGGACAGCAGGCGCGCCCCCGGAATGCACGGGGCGACGCGCTGGACGTCGGTCAGCACATCCCAGGCCTTATCGATGGGCACCGGGACGCGAAACTCGTTGACCAGTTCCACTCTTACTGTCCTCTGTTCTCGTTGTTCTGAGCCGCTTCGATCGCCGCGACGATCGTGGCCGGGGTGGCGGGCAGGGAGGTGATCGTGACGCCCAGCGGAGCCAGCGCGTCGTTGATGGCGTTGATGACCGCGGGTGGCGATCCGATCGCGCCGCCCTCGCCGCAGCCCTTGTAACCGCCGACGCCGGGGCCGGGGATCTCGACGTGGCCGTGCTCGATCGTCGGCACGTCGGCGGCAGTCGGCAGCAGATAGTCCACGAACGTCGACGACAGCGGGTTGCCGTCGTCGTCGTAGGCCTGATTCTCCAGCAGCGCGCCCCCGATGCCCTGCACCGTGCCGCCCGCGATCTGTCCCTCGACGATGTTGGGGTTGATCATCGGGCCGACGTCCTCGCTGACGATGTAGCGCGTCAACGTCACCTGTCCGGTGACGACGTCGACCTCACACGTGCAGGCATGAGTGGCGTTGGCCCAGTGGATCATTGCCGTCGGCGGCGACACGAACCGGGCGGTGGCCTCCAGAGTGGCCGAGGTGCCGGGCGGCACCATCCCCGGCTCGTAGTGCGCGCGATACGCCAGGTCGGCGAACGTGACGCTCTTGGTGTCGTCACCACGCACGACGGCCTTCGAGTTGGCCAACTCGATCTCGGAGGGTTCGACAGACAGCATGGATGCGGCCAATGCGGCCAGGCGATCACGCAGGATTGTGCCGGCCTCGTTGACGGCGCCCGCTGTCATCGGCCCGCTTCGACTGCCCTGGGTGCCAGCGCCGTACGGGGTCACCGCGGTGTCGCCCTGGATGGTCGAGACATCCTCGATGTCGGCGCCGAGCGCGTCTGCGGTCAACTGCACGACGGTGGTCTCGATGCTGTTGCCGGTCGACCCGCCGTTGACGTAGACGTTGATCTTGCCGGTGGGCTCCATCCGGATGGTGCACCCCTCCGAGCCGAGGTTGCCCGTGGCCGCGCCGGTCGGTTCGATGTACGCCGAGAAGCCGAGTCCGATATAGCGCCCCTGCTCCAGCGCCTCGCGCTGTTCCTTGCGGAAGCCCTCGTGGTCGAGGATCTTCACAGCCTGCTCGAACGTATCCGCCGGAGCGACATGGTCATACGGCATGCCATTGGGGTTGAAGTACGGCATCTCGTCGCCGCGCAGGATGTTGCGGCGCCGCAGTTCGACGGGGTCCAGACCCATCTGCCGGGCACCGATGTCCAACAGGATCTCGCGCGAGAGCGTCTCGTACTGCCAGGGCCCCCGGTAGGCGGCCAGACCGGCCGTGTTGGAGAACACCGTCTGATAGTTGAAGCTGCACTTCGGAACCCGGTACGGGCCGGGGAAGAACATCCCGATGGCCGCGGTCGTCAGCACGGGATACGGCGTCGGGTAAGCGCCGATGTCCTGTACGAAGTCGATGTCGGCGGCGAGGATGTTGCCCTCGTCGTCGAACGCCATCCGGACGTCGCCGTCGACGTGGCGGGCCTGCCCCGCCGTCATGAGGTTCTCGCGGCGATCCTCGATCCACTTGAGCGGACCCGGAACCTTGCGGGAGGCGAGCAGGATGCACATGTCCTCGCGCATCGGGACGACCTTCTGGCCGAAACCGCCGCCGGTGTCGCGCATGATGACGCGCACCTTCTGCGCGGACAGACCGAGCAGGCGCGCGGTGAACGCGCGCAGTTCATGCGGGGTCTGGGTGGACGCCCACACCGTGAGTTCGCCTGGTGCGGCCTGCCATTCGACGACCATGCCGCGGGTCTCGATCGGCACGGGCACATAGCTCTGTTGATAGATGTGGGCCTTGGCGACGTGCGCGGCGCTGCTGAACGTCTCCTCGTCGGGCGGGGCGCCGCCCATACCGCCGGCCTGGTTGTTCGCGTACTCGGCGTGCACCAGCACGTCGGACGTCTGGGCCTTGGTGAAGTCGGCGATCGCGGGCAGCGGTTCATAGTCGACGTCGACCAGTTCGATGGCGTCCTCGGCCAGGTAGCGGTTCTCCGCGATCAGCAGGGCGACCGGGTCGCCGACGAACTTGACCTCATCCTCGGCCAGTGGAGGCCGCGGGGTGTCGGGCATGTCCTTGCCCGCCACCGCGTGCCACGCCTCGCGGACATCGGGGTTGAGGTCGGCGGCCGTGAACACCGCGATGACACCAGGCAGCGCGAGTGCCGCCGAGGTGTCGATCGAGTTGACCTTGGCGCGCGCGAACGGACTGCGCACGAAGCAGGCGTGCAACATGCCCGGACGGACCACGTCGTCGACGAAAGTGCCGTTGCCGGTCAGCAGTCGGGTGTCCTCGACCCGTGCGACGCGGGTGCCCGCGTACCTGCTGGGCGGCGCTGCGGTCGCAGTCTCGAGCGCGGTGTCAGCCATAGACGATGTCCCTACCTCTCCAAGCAGCGGACGGTGCTGCTAAGCAGTCGCTCAGCAGCCTACTAGGTGCCTCCCGACGAGTACAGAACGCGCTAGGTTCGGATCTGTGGGCCGATGGATCGGGCAGGCGGAGTGCACCGTCGACGGCGTGGTGCCCGCGGCGCCCGCGCAGGTCCGTGCGTTCTACGTGGACCTCGACAACATGGTCTGCATCCACCCGCTGGTGGTGGCCGTGGACTTGGTCGATCGAGATCGGGAGCGCCGGGAGTATCGCGTGGTGGACCGCATCCCGCTGGGGCCGCTGACGCTGCGCACCCGCTACGCGGTGACGCTCACGGTGCCCGACGGCGACGAGGGGAATGGCGACGTCACCGCGGTGTCCCGGCAATTCCCGCGAGTCCGCCTGGACACCACGGTCTCGTTCACCGCGCAGGCTCAGCAGACGGTGCTCACCGAGCACATGCGGATCACCGCGCCGCGCCCGCTTCTCGCGGTGACGGTCCGGCAGGCCGTCGCCGCGCACACGACGATGCTGGAGGGCATCGCCGCGCATTTCAGCTCGGGCCGTTGACGAACCAGACGTTCTCCTCGCGCAGGTTGCGACTGCGCCAACCGTCGGACGTCCTGACCAGTTCGTGGTGGTAGTACCCGCCGCAGTACGACAGGTCGGTCACGCCGGGCAGCTGCATCGGGTTGTAGAACATCGCCCGCACCTTCGCGGAGTCACCCTGGTGCTCGAGGATCTCGATGTTGGTGATGTAGTGCATCGACATCGGGATCAGCGCGCCGAAGCCCTGTTCCATCCAGGCCGTGACCTCGTCGCGCGGGCCCGCAGCCGCACCTGCCGAGCTGTAGTCGATATAGGCGTCCTCGGTGAACACCGACCGGTACAGCTCCCAGTCCTTGGTGTCGACGGCCCGGGCGTAGCGATGCAGCAGGGCGTTGATCGCGAGCTGGTCCTCTACCGACACTTCGTTGTGCGCCAAGGTCATTCCGGCATACCGATCGTCTTGATGGCCAGGTACTCCTTAAAGCCCTCGGCGCCGTTGCGGTAGCCCAGGCCGCTCTGCTTGGTGCCGCCGAACGGGCTGTCGATACCGAAGTGGCTCTTGGCGTTGATGGTGACGTTGCCGGTGCGCATGCGGGTGGCCACCGCGAACGCGCGGTCGACGTCGGCGCTGCTGACCTCACCGGACAATCCGTAGATCGAGTTGTTGGCGATGGCCACGGCGTGGTCGTCGTCGTCATACGGGGTTACCGTGAGCACCGGTCCGAAGATCTCCTCCTGGGCGATCTGCGAATCCGGGTCGACGTCAGCCAGCAGCGTGGGCTGCGTGAAGTACCCGACCGGCAGGTTCTCGGGGACGCCGCCGCCGGTGATCAGGCGGGCGCCGGAGTCGATGCCGCTCTGGATCAGGCCGAGCACCTTCTGGCGCTGCGTCTCGCTGATCTGCGGACCCTGCATCACGCCCGGGGTCCAAGGGTCGCCGACGGGGAAGTTCTCCATGCTGGCCTTGAGGATCGCCAGCCCCTCCTCATAACGGCTGCGGGGCAGCAGGATCCGGCTGGGCAGGATGCAGCTCTGCCCGGACATCACGCAGGCCATCATCGCGGCCAGCGGCAGCGAGGCCGAGAAGTCCGCGTCGTCGAGCACGATGTGCGCCGACTTGCCGCCGAGTTCCAGCAGGGTCTTCTTCACGGTCGAGGCGCCCGCGGCCAGGATCGCCCGACCGGTGGCGGTGGACCCGGTGAAGGTGATCATGTCGACCCTCGGGTCAGCCGACAGGGCCGCGCCGACCTCATTGGCGTTGGACGTGACGACGTTGAAGACACCCGCGGGGATGTCGGTCTCCTCGGCGACGATGCGCCCGTACTCGCTGCCCGACCACGGGGTCAGCTGCGCGGGCTTGAGCACCACGGTGTTGCCGGCGATCA
The DNA window shown above is from Mycolicibacterium confluentis and carries:
- a CDS encoding aldehyde dehydrogenase family protein; translated protein: MTAVQAEQGVLAGDPRMLIDGELVQTAGGATFDVVHPASEQVAGQAADGTVDDMGRAVAAARRAFDETDWSRDLDFRVHCLTQLHEALERNKEHLRRVLITEVGCPVSVTGSQIESPIEEVKHWTEHGRKFEYLVDNGVHDTPLGPARRKLHYEAVGVVGAITPWNVPFYLNIAETVPALIAGNTVVLKPAQLTPWSGSEYGRIVAEETDIPAGVFNVVTSNANEVGAALSADPRVDMITFTGSTATGRAILAAGASTVKKTLLELGGKSAHIVLDDADFSASLPLAAMMACVMSGQSCILPSRILLPRSRYEEGLAILKASMENFPVGDPWTPGVMQGPQISETQRQKVLGLIQSGIDSGARLITGGGVPENLPVGYFTQPTLLADVDPDSQIAQEEIFGPVLTVTPYDDDDHAVAIANNSIYGLSGEVSSADVDRAFAVATRMRTGNVTINAKSHFGIDSPFGGTKQSGLGYRNGAEGFKEYLAIKTIGMPE
- a CDS encoding xanthine dehydrogenase family protein molybdopterin-binding subunit; translated protein: MADTALETATAAPPSRYAGTRVARVEDTRLLTGNGTFVDDVVRPGMLHACFVRSPFARAKVNSIDTSAALALPGVIAVFTAADLNPDVREAWHAVAGKDMPDTPRPPLAEDEVKFVGDPVALLIAENRYLAEDAIELVDVDYEPLPAIADFTKAQTSDVLVHAEYANNQAGGMGGAPPDEETFSSAAHVAKAHIYQQSYVPVPIETRGMVVEWQAAPGELTVWASTQTPHELRAFTARLLGLSAQKVRVIMRDTGGGFGQKVVPMREDMCILLASRKVPGPLKWIEDRRENLMTAGQARHVDGDVRMAFDDEGNILAADIDFVQDIGAYPTPYPVLTTAAIGMFFPGPYRVPKCSFNYQTVFSNTAGLAAYRGPWQYETLSREILLDIGARQMGLDPVELRRRNILRGDEMPYFNPNGMPYDHVAPADTFEQAVKILDHEGFRKEQREALEQGRYIGLGFSAYIEPTGAATGNLGSEGCTIRMEPTGKINVYVNGGSTGNSIETTVVQLTADALGADIEDVSTIQGDTAVTPYGAGTQGSRSGPMTAGAVNEAGTILRDRLAALAASMLSVEPSEIELANSKAVVRGDDTKSVTFADLAYRAHYEPGMVPPGTSATLEATARFVSPPTAMIHWANATHACTCEVDVVTGQVTLTRYIVSEDVGPMINPNIVEGQIAGGTVQGIGGALLENQAYDDDGNPLSSTFVDYLLPTAADVPTIEHGHVEIPGPGVGGYKGCGEGGAIGSPPAVINAINDALAPLGVTITSLPATPATIVAAIEAAQNNENRGQ
- a CDS encoding SRPBCC family protein; amino-acid sequence: MELVNEFRVPVPIDKAWDVLTDVQRVAPCIPGARLLSVDGDDFTGAVKVKVGPITVEYRGKGAFKEKDAQSHRAVIKGTAKETRGQGNASALVTLELKDEGDSSTCVITTDLTISGKAAQFGRGVLADVAGKLIDQFAARLEADLLAGDAPRAVQTPTAAGLSASASAPAASEDAAVSLDAFSLIAGPLAKRALPVAAGLAAGLVLGLLLGGRRRQPYVIVLPSQTD
- a CDS encoding (2Fe-2S)-binding protein, with protein sequence MHEHIVEMTVNGRPVEAVVEPRMTLADFVRERCGLTGTHLGCEHGSCGACTVLLDGKAVRGCLVFAVQADGAEVSTVEGVASPDGELSPVQSAMRECHGLQCGFCTPGFVMSITALLQDNPNPTDEEIREGLSGNFCRCTGYQGIVNAVHRAAESMS
- a CDS encoding nuclear transport factor 2 family protein, which encodes MTLAHNEVSVEDQLAINALLHRYARAVDTKDWELYRSVFTEDAYIDYSSAGAAAGPRDEVTAWMEQGFGALIPMSMHYITNIEILEHQGDSAKVRAMFYNPMQLPGVTDLSYCGGYYHHELVRTSDGWRSRNLREENVWFVNGPS